The following are encoded in a window of Vigna unguiculata cultivar IT97K-499-35 chromosome 8, ASM411807v1, whole genome shotgun sequence genomic DNA:
- the LOC114193689 gene encoding cytochrome P450 71D10-like: MGLELHISLSTILTFFILVFMLINIFWRSKTKNSNSKLPPGPKKLPLIGNIHQIGTQTHMSLATLARQHGPLMHMQLGELCCIVVSSAEMAKEVMNTHDIIFANRPRVLAADVITYGSKGMTFSPYGSYWRQMRKICTMELLTPKRVESFRSIRLQELSDFVKEISLSEGSPLNLTEKMNSLSYGLISRILFGKRTEDQEAYEEHMKGVVETVGGFSASDLYPSIGILQVITGIRTRVEKIHQGMDRVLQNIVRDHRDKTLGTFGEEDRENIVDVLLRLQKNGDLEHPLSDTVVKATLMDLFSAGSDTSATIMDWVMSELVKKPEMMEKVQSEVRRIFDGKGYVDETEIHELKYLRAVMKETLRLHPPVPLLLPRECSEKCKINGYEIPAKSKVIVNAWAIGRDPNHWDEAEKFDPKRFLESSIDYKGGEFEFIPFGAGRRICPGINLGIVNVEFSLANLLFHFDWKLPQDLDMTESFGLTMKRKHDLVLIPIAHHSTKTKF; this comes from the exons ATGGGGTTGGAGCTTCACATTTCCTTATCTACAATCCTTACTTTTTTCATCTTAGTGTTCATGCTGATCAACATATTCTGGAGATCAAAAACCAAGAACTCAAATTCTAAGTTGCCACCAGGGCCAAAGAAGCTACCCCTCATAGGGAACATACACCAAATTGGAACTCAGACTCATATGTCCCTAGCAACATTGGCACGTCAACATGGTCCACTCATGCATATGCAGCTGGGTGAGCTTTGCTGCATAGTGGTATCTTCAGCCGAAATGGCCAAAGAAGTGATGAACACACATGATATCATCTTTGCAAATAGGCCTCGTGTGCTTGCTGCTGATGTTATCACTTATGGCTCTAAGGGCATGACCTTCAGCCCCTATGGATCCTATTGGAGGCAGATGAGAAAGATTTGCACCATGGAACTACTAACACCGAAGCGTGTTGAGTCCTTCAGATCGATCAGGCTACAAGAGTTGTCAGATTTTGTCAAGGAGATATCTTTGAGTGAAGGGTCACCTCTTAATCTCACTGAGAAGATGAATTCTCTGTCATATGGGCTTATATCACGCATTCTTTTTGGTAAAAGAACTGAAGATCAAGAGGCTTATGAGGAACATATGAAGGGTGTTGTTGAGACAGTTGGAGGGTTTTCTGCCTCTGATCTTTATCCTTCTATTGGAATTCTTCAAGTTATTACTGGGATTAGGACTAGAGTTGAGAAGATTCATCAAGGAATGGATCGGGTACTTCAGAACATTGTTAGAGACCACAGAGACAAAACTTTAGGGACTTTTGGTGAAGAAGATAGGGAAAATATAGTTGATGTTCTTTTAAGGCTTCAGAAAAATGGTGATCTTGAACACCCCCTATCAGACACTGTTGTCAAAGCAACCCTTATG GACCTATTCAGTGCAGGAAGTGACACTTCAGCAACAATAATGGATTGGGTAATGTCAGAACTGGTGAAGAAGCCTGAGATGATGGAGAAAGTGCAAAGTGAGGTAAGAAGAATCTTTGATGGAAAAGGGTATGTGGATGAAACAGAGATTCATGAGCTGAAGTACTTGAGAGCTGTTATGAAAGAAACATTGCGTCTGCATCCACCTGTTCCATTGCTGCTTCCAAGGGAATGCAGTGAGAAATGTAAGATCAATGGTTATGAGATACCAGCCAAAAGCAAAGTGATTGTTAATGCATGGGCCATTGGGAGGGATCCCAATCACTGGGATGAAGCTGAGAAATTTGATCCTAAAAGGTTCCTTGAAAGCTCAATTGATTACAAAGGTGGTGAGTTTGAGTTCATTCCATTTGGAGCTGGAAGAAGGATATGCCCTGGCATCAATCTTGGCATTGTGAATGTTGAATTCTCACTTGCAAATTTGCTTTTCCATTTTGATTGGAAGTTGCCTCAAGACCTTGATATGACTGAATCCTTTGGGTTGACAATGAAAAGGAAACATGATTTGGTGTTGATTCCTATCGCTCACCACTCAACAAAAACCAAGTTTTAA
- the LOC114195185 gene encoding uncharacterized protein LOC114195185, producing the protein MGPDDLDGLDDTDRHDDTDEPDDDGPNNQDRSNDPDELDDPDWFDNPDEPNDLDELDDSDVPKDSDEPNDLDVINNQDEFNNLDWHEVPNGPDHPDRPDDKDVPDDPNELDEPDEPDDPD; encoded by the exons atgggccccGACGACCTAGATGGTCTCGATGACACAGACAGGCACGACGAcacggacgagcccgacgac GACGGGCCAAACAATCAAGACAGGTCGAACGACCCAGACGAGCTTGACGATCCGGACTGGTTCGACAACCCGGACGAACCTAACGACCTGGATGAGCTCGACGACTCGGACGTGCCGAAAGACTCAGACGAGCCCAATGACCTAGACGTGATCAACAATCAAGACGAGTTCAACAATCTGGATTGGCACGAAGTCCCGAATGGGCCCGACCACccagacaggcccgacgacaaAGACGTGCCTGATGACCCGAACGAGCTCGACGAACCGGACGAGCCTGACGATCCAGATTGA